In a single window of the Trichoderma breve strain T069 chromosome 6, whole genome shotgun sequence genome:
- a CDS encoding dak1 domain-containing protein, producing MSNRHLFNSADGLVNKALRGIITYNPSLSLDETNRVVYDTTYDKSKVALISGGGSGHEPAWTGYVGKNMLTASVQGDIFASPSTKQIVAAVDAVPSDKGTILVITNYTGDCLHFGLANEKANAKGHNCRTIICGDDVSVGKNGSMVGRRGLAGQIGVLKVMGGAAGAGGSLDEVYNLGVAFSQQIVSIAATLDHCHVPGRAEHGMLQENEVELGTGPHNEPGYKKLSPAPSASELVGQILQHCLDEKDPERGYVNFATGDEVMLLVSNFGGMSHLEMGALVDELLEQLSREWKIEPVRICAGFLETSLNAPAFSVSVINVTAAAKNCSYSVEEIKSFFDVRTTTFWESMAGSQAQRRTRQQQLVQPPKEEIKMVNERRDLAIDPVLLESMLRNACEALIKAEPDLTKWDTVMGDGDCGETLKTGATALLTALDSGLAKAGSVVKVLLELEDIVESKMGGTLGGILGIFFVSLRAAVEKNIGLAQNPVALWGAALGTALENLRRYTPAKVGDRTVMDTLIPFAAVMGESGFNSGVKAAEDGADATKMMKPRLGRATYVGVPSESKELPPDPGAWGAMVAIRGLQEGLVVAT from the coding sequence ATGTCAAATAGGCATCTCTTCAATTCAGCTGATGGCCTCGTCAACAAGGCTCTAAGAGGCATCATCACTTATAACCCGTCTCTGAGCTTAGATGAAACTAACAGAGTGGTGTACGATACCACCTACGACAAATCCAAAGTAGCCCTTATCAGCGGAGGTGGTTCCGGACACGAACCAGCATGGACAGGCTATGTAGGCAAGAATATGCTCACAGCTTCTGTCCAAGGAGACATATTTGCTAGTCCCAGCACGAAACAAATCGTTGCAGCAGTTGACGCTGTCCCCAGTGACAAGGGCACCATTCTAGTCATCACAAACTACACTGGTGACTGCTTACATTTTGGACTGGCCAACGAAAAGGCCAATGCCAAGGGCCACAACTGCCGGACTATCATTTGCGGTGACGATGTTTCCGTTGGCAAAAACGGGAGCATGGTTGGTCGCAGAGGATTGGCTGGTCAGATTGGTGTCCTCAAGGTCATGGGTGGCgctgctggggctggagGTTCTCTTGATGAAGTTTATAATCTTGGAGTGGCATTCTCACAGCAGATTGTGTCTATTGCAGCAACTTTGGACCACTGTCACGTTCCTGGTCGCGCAGAGCATGGCATGCTGCAAGAGAACGAGGTTGAACTCGGCACAGGCCCTCACAATGAACCCGGTTATAAGAAGCTGTCACCTGCACCATCAGCGTCTGAACTTGTCGGACAAATTCTACAGCACTGTCTAGATGAAAAGGACCCTGAGCGCGGCTATGTGAACTTTGCcactggagatgaagtcatGCTGCTCGTCAGCAACTTTGGCGGCATGTCACATTTGGAGATGGGCGCACTGGTGGACGAACTCTTGGAGCAGCTTTCAAGGGAATGGAAGATTGAGCCTGTTCGGATATGTGCCGGATTTCTCGAAACATCTCTCAACGCTCCTGCATTTTCTGTATCCGTTATCAACGTcacagcggcagcaaagAACTGCAGCTACTCTGTCGAAGAAATTAAGTCCTTCTTTGACGTCAGAACAACTACGTTCTGGGAATCCATGGCTGGATCCCAGGCTCAACGACGCACTCGGCAGCAACAACTTGTTCAGCCGCCAAAGGAGGAGATCAAGATGGTTAATGAGCGAAGGGATTTGGCCATCGATCCTGTTCTTCTGGAAAGTATGCTTCGAAACGCTTGTGAAGCTCTTATCAAGGCCGAGCCTGACCTCACTAAGTGGGATACTGTAATGGGAGACGGAGACTGTGGTGAGACGCTCAAGACCGGTGCCACAGCCCTTCTCACGGCACTTGACTCTGGACTTGCCAAGGCCGGATCAGTCGTCAAGGTTCTCCTAGAGCTCGAAGACATTGTGGAGAGCAAGATGGGCGGTACTTTGGGCGGCATCCtaggcatcttcttcgtctccttGCGCGCAGCTGTCGAGAAGAATATTGGCCTGGCCCAGAACCCAGTCGCTCTCTGGGGCGCTGCTCTTGGAACTGCCCTCGAAAACCTCCGGCGATACACCCCAGCCAAGGTTGGCGATCGTACCGTCATGGATACTCTGATCCCCTTTGCTGCGGTCATGGGAGAGTCTGGCTTTAACAGCGGTGTCAAGGCGGCTGAGGATGGGGCAGACGCaaccaagatgatgaagcctAGATTGGGCAGAGCAACTTATGTTGGCGTGCCGAGCGAGAGTAAGGAGCTGCCACCTGATCCGGGTGCCTGGGGAGCTATGGTGGCCATTCGCGGTTTGCAGGAAGGACTGGTTGTAGCAACTTAG
- a CDS encoding ribose/Galactose isomerase domain-containing protein: MAPKWRIAMGCDDAGVGYKNTIKKDFEGDARVGEVIDVGSDETSDKTPYPLRAAAAARLVAEGKADRALLICGTGLGVAISANKVKGIRAVTAHDSFSVERSVKSNNAQVLCMGERVVGLEVARRLATEWLDYEFDPLSASAKKVEEIGQLEV, from the exons ATGGCACCAAAATGGAGAATCGCCATGGGCTGCGAT GATGCTGGCGTTGGCTACAAAAACACAATCAAAAAGGACTTTGAAGGCGACGCCCGCGTAGGCGAAGTCATCGACGTAGGATCCGACGAAACTTCAGACAAGACACCTTATCCTCTCCgggccgccgccgccgctcgCCTCGTCGCCGAGGGCAAAGCTGATCGCGCTCTGCTCATTTGCGGCACTGGCCTAGGCGTCGCTATCTCGGCCAACAAGGTCAAAGGCATCCGGGCAGTTACGGCACACGACAGCTTCAGTGTCGAGCGCAGCGTCAAGAGCAATAACGCACAAGTATTATGTATGGGAGAGCGGGTCGTTGGATTGGAAGTCGCGAGGAGGCTGGCTACGGAGTGGCTAGACTACGAGTTTGATCCGTTAAGCGCGAGTGCTAAGAAGGTGGAGGAGATTGGACAGCTGGAAGTGTAA
- a CDS encoding triosephosphate isomerase domain-containing protein yields MSNPTPRRRLVGLSTKMYFSLQRTKDFMDSFISKLAAVPQELLSNIDIFIIPDFISLTNTIAQLESSPVPIWTGAQDCHWEDQGAFTGEVSPSVLSSAGVKLVEVGHAERRRIFGEDDAMVAKKTAAVSRNGMIPLVCIGERTSGDVHAAVDECRLQVDAIMSSVADEAEVVLAYEPVWAIGASQPAGEKHILDVVSGIRSLDSVKTRTGITRVLYGGSAGPGLYEKLKSGLDGLFLGRFGHDPQQFIKTIQEVAEA; encoded by the coding sequence ATGTCCAATCCCACGCCCAGGCGCCGCCTCGTCGGCCTCTCCACCAAAATGTATTTTTCTCTCCAGCGAACAAAGGACTTTATGGATAGCTTCATTTCCAAGCTAGCAGCTGTGCCGCAAGAGCTCTTATCCAacatcgacatcttcatTATCCCcgacttcatctccctcaCCAACACAATCGCGCAATTAGAATCAAGCCCCGTCCCCATATGGACCGGCGctcaagattgccattggGAAGACCAGGGTGCTTTTACCGGCGAAGTCAGCCCCTCGGTATTGAGCAGCGCAGGCGTCAAGCTCGTGGAAGTCGGACATGCGGAGCGAAGGAGGATTTtcggtgaagatgatgccatggttGCGAAAAAGACTGCTGCGGTGAGTCGCAATGGCATGATACCGCTGGTGTGTATTGGAGAGAGAACTTCTGGCGATGTGCATGCTGCCGTTGATGAGTGTCGCTTGCAAGTTGACGCCATCATGAGCTCTGTGGCCGATGAAGCAGAGGTTGTCCTGGCCTATGAACCTGTTTGGGCAATTGGAGCCAGCCAACCTGCTGGGGAGAAGCACATTCTCGATGTCGTTTCTGGAATTCGAAGCTTAGATTCCGTCAAGACGAGGACGGGGATAACGAGAGTGCTGTATGGAGGCAGTGCAGGGCCAGGTCTCTACGAGAAGTTGAAGTCCGGGCTGGACGGGTTGTTTCTGGGAAGATTTGGACACGATCCGCAGCAGTTTATCAAGACGATACAGGAAGTGGCTGAAGCATGA
- a CDS encoding thi4 family domain-containing protein has translation MSPPAAVSPTQHTAELVKPVSKLAVAQNQGPLAKTVSEMHGQWDSFTFAPIRESQVSRAMTRRYFEDLDNYAESDIVIIGAGSCGLSTAYVLGTQRPDLKIAIIEASVSPGGGAWLGGQLFSAMVMRKPADAFLREIGVPYEDEGNYVVVKHAALFTSTIMAKVLQLPNVKLFNATCVEDLITRPSSEGVRIAGVVTNWTLVSMHHDDQSCMDPNTINAPLVISTTGHDGPMGAFCVKRLVSMGRIEKLGGMRGLDMNRAEDAIVKNTREVVPGLIVGGMELSEIDGANRMGPTFGAMALSGVKAAEEALKVFETRRKENAI, from the exons ATGAGTCCTCCCGCCGCCGTCTCGCCCACCCAGCACACTGCTGAGCTTGTGAAGCCTGTCTCCAAGCTGGCTGTTGCTCAGAACCAAGGCCCCCTGGCCAAGACCGTCTCCGAGATGCACGGTCAATGGGACTCGTTCACCTTTGCCCCCATCCGCGAGTCTCAGGTCTCGCGCGCCATGACTCGTCGCTACTTCGAAGACCTCGACAACTATGCCGAGTCCGAcattgtcatcatcggcgccggATCCTGCGGTCTTAGCACCGCGTACGTCCTCGGCACTCAGCGCCCGGACCTCAAGATCGCCATCATCGAGGCCTCTGTCTCGCCTGGTGGAGGTGCTTGGCTGGGAGGCCAGCTCTTCTCCGCCATGGTGATGCGCAAGCCGGCCGATGCTTTCCTCCGCGAGATTGGCGTCCCGTACGAGGACGAGGGCAACTATGTCGTCGTCAAGCACGCGGCGCTCTTCACCTcgaccatcatggccaaggtgctgcagctgcccaacgtcaagctcttcaacgCCACTTGCGTCGAGGATCTCATCACTCGTCCTTCTTCTGAGGGAGTGCGCATTGCTGGTGTTGTGACCAACTGGACTCTTGTCTCGATGCATCACGATGACCAATCTTGCATGGACCCCAACACTATCAATGCTCCCCTTGTCATCTCCACCACCGGCCACGATGGCCCCATGGGTGCCTTTTGCGTCAAGCGTCTTGTCAGCATGGGCCGtatcgagaagctgggcgGCATGCGCGGACTCGATATGAACAGGGCTGAAGATGCTATTGTCAAGAACACTCGTGAGGTTGTTCCCGGCCTCATTGTCGGAGGCATGGAGCTCTCTGAGATTGATGGAGCCAACCGTATGG GTCCTACCTTTGGTGCTATGGCTCTCAGCGGTGTCAAGGCCGCTGAAGAGGCTCTCAAGGTCTTCGAGACCCGTCGCAAGGAAAATGCTATCTAA
- a CDS encoding hydantoinase/oxoprolinase domain-containing protein, whose translation MSLYRIGVDVGGTNTDAAILDIKTLDQPGRGVLASYKATTTPDITSGIEAAIREVLTRSKAEKSRILSVTIGTTHFINSLIEADARRLDRVAVFRLCGPFTKQIPPFSDFPLGLRGILDGGVHYLDGGLEMDGREIAPLNPEQIREAVKSVVAAGIGAIALVGIFSPLDHHGIHEEQCRRIILDAAPELRVVCSHDIGPTGLLERENATILNAAILRTGEKVKHGFKRAMASLRLTCPLFLSQNDGTLIDVETAAKYPIKTFASGPTNSMTGAAFLAGLDNKSAPTSNDTPNAAVEPQVLVVDIGGTTTDVCALLPSGFPRQAPGFVEIGAVRTAFSMPEVVSIGLGGGSKVEVEEDGTVRVGPGSVGHFLKKQAKVFGGSTLTATDVVVGLGKADLGDASLIKDVPEQTINLARMEIKRKLERVIDQMKVSSAPVHVLLVGGGALLVTEELAGVDKCIHPIHHGAANAVGAAIAKVSGEVDTVEILGDKKEKDVLDAACARAISLAVEKGASPDDVRIVEVNKMPLQYMSQTTIRIQVRAVGKLAVPDEPTPPPTPPLGGDSDYKEEEAEGEKVSVPNALEPTTKPSLYVDLETYRPDVRDGVWYVSEVDLELMSTGCGVLGTGGGGPTHYEFLKGLHALRNGGQGKMRIISPAALKDTDSVCFGSWYGSPSVINERLSGGNEIPSGIEAAARIVGKSIDALLPDEIGGGNGLSSFPTSAHFDVPIVDGDAMGRAYPTMYHVTFSVYGVSLVPCVLTDARNNVSVVMSTDTPERLETILRTTAIELGLSCAACSTPLSGSIVKQYGIPNTLSQTWYLGRAIHQARRRKTSYIDAIFAESAGKLLFSGKIVDVRRHLGGGYTMGAVIIAPLDDEERDAMAASKQQTASNSRHMYIPFQNEYLYAALTDSEGSEATQEVVCTVPDLISILGQDGEAIGSQDLRYGLHVNVIALPAHPLWKSEKGIKVGGPEGFGFKMPVVEVDREFTQARSVIDEFST comes from the exons ATGTCTCTATATCGCATCGGCGTCGATGTTGGTGGAACCAACACCGACGCCGCTATTCTGGATATCAAGACCCTCGACCAACCGGGACGCGGTGTCCTGGCGTCGTACAAGGCCACGACAACTCCTGACATCACAAGTGGCATAGAAGCCGCCATCAGGGAGGTGCTAACCCGCTCaaaggctgagaagagcCGCATCCTCAGTGTTACAATCGGAACGACACATTTTATCAACTCTCTCATCGAGGCAGATGCAAGGAGGTTGGACCGAGTCGCCGTTTTCCGGTTGTGCGGCCCCTTCACAAAGCAGATCCCCCCCTTTTCGGATTTCCCCCTCGGTCTACGTGGAATTCTGGATGGAGGCGTCCACTACTTAGATGGagggctggagatggatggacgaGAGATTGCCCCTTTGAATCCCGAGCAAATCCGTGAGGCCGTAAAATCAGTCGTTGCCGCTGGCATCGGTGCCATTGCTCTCGTTGGCATTTTCTCACCGCTTGATCATCATGGCATACACGAAGAGCAGTGCAGGCGCATCATCCTCGATGCTGCCCCTGAACTACGCGTAGTTTGCTCCCACGACATTGGACCTACCGGTCTCCTCGAAAGAGAAAATGCCACAATCCTCAATGCCGCCATTCTAAGGACCGGCGAGAAGGTTAAGCATGGTTTTAAGCGTGCTATGGCCAGCTTGCGGCTGACATGCCCCCTGTTCCTTTCCCAAAACGACGGCACCCTGATCGATGTCGAAACGGCCGCCAAGTATCCCATCAAGACGTTTGCCAGCGGCCCCACGAACAGCATGACTGGTGCTGCGTTTCTCGCCGGTCTCGATAACAAATCTGCACCGACCTCGAACGACACTCCTAACGCTGCAGTCGAGCCTCAGGTCCTCGTGGTGGATATTGGTGGCACTACGACCGACGTCTGTGCCCTCTTGCCCTCCGGCTTTCCACGGCAAGCCCCCGGGTTCGTCGAAATCGGGGCTGTCCGGACAGCCTTTTCCATGCCGGAGGTTGTGTCTATCGGCTTGGGAGGCGGGAGCAAAGtcgaggttgaagaggaCGGCACAGTCCGTGTTGGTCCCGGCTCTGTTGGACACTTTctcaagaagcaagccaaAGTCTTCGGCGGTTCCACACTGACGGCGACAGATGTCGTGGTTGGTCTCGGCAAGGCTgatcttggagatgcatCTCTTATTAAGGATGTTCCGGAGCAAACCATCAATCTTGCCCGCATGGAGATCAAGAGGAAGCTAGAAAGAGTAATTGACCAGATGAAGGTGTCATCCGCGCCGGTTCATGTACTACTTGTCGGTGGTGGTGCTCTTCTAGTGACGGAAGAGCTGGCAGGAGTTGATAAGTGTATCCATCCAATTCATCACGGGGCTGCCAATGCCGTCGGAGCTGCCATCGCTAAAGTTTCCGGCGAGGTCGACACTGTGGAAATTCTCGgagacaagaaagaaaaggacgTGCTCGATGCTGCATGCGCGAGAGCTATCAGCCTGGCAGTCGAGAAAGGGGCGTCTCCCGATGACGTACGCATTGTTGAGGTCAACAAGATGCCTCTGCAGTACATGTCCCAAACCACCATCAGAATCCAGGTCCGCGCAGTGGGTAAGCTTGCTGTCCCTGACGAACCAACTCCGCCCCCTACTCCCCCACTTGGCGGAGATTCAGACtacaaggaagaagaggccgaaGGGGAGAAGGTCAGCGTACCGAATGCCCTGGAGCCCACTACGAAGCCATCTCTATACGTGGACTTGGAAACATACCGCCCAGACGTGCGAGATGGTGTCTGGTATGTCTCTGAAGTCGATCTGGAACTCATGTCTACGGGATGCGGTGTTCTCGGTACTGGTGGCGGCGGACCTACTCATTATGAATTTCTCAAGGGCTTGCATGCACTACGGAACGGGGGCCAGGGTAAGATGAGGATTATTTCCCCTGCGGCGTTGAAAGATACCGATTCTGTTTGCTTTGGATCTTGGTACGGCAGCCCGAGCGTAATCAACGAGCGATTGTCCGGTGGCAACGAGATCCCCAGCGGCATTGAGGCAGCCGCTAGGATCGTAGGAAAGTCCATTGATGCACTGCTCCCGGATGAGAT CGGTGGTGGTAACGGATTATCGTCGTTTCCCACAAGCGCCCACTTCGACGTCCCCATCGTGGACGGCGATGCAATGGGCCGAGCATATCCTACAATGTATCATG TCACCTTTAGTGTATACGGCGTCTCGTTGGTCCCCTGTGTCCTCACAGATGCTCGTAACAATGTTAGCGTCGTTATG AGCACTGATACACCTGAGAGGCTGGAGACAATACTGCGAACAACAGCCATTGAACTTGGATTGAGCTGCGCAGCCTGCTCTACTCCACTCTCTGGGTCGATTGTCAAGCAGTACGGAATCCCGAACACTTTGTCTCAGACGTGGTATTTGGGCCGTGCTATTCACCAGGCAAGAAGGCGGAAGACGAGTTACATTGACGCCATT TTCGCTGAGAGTGCTGGAAAGCTGCTCTTTAGTGGTAAAATTGTCGATGTGCGTCGCCATCTCGGTGGAGGCTACACCATGGGAGCCGTCATCATTGCGCctctcgacgacgaggagcgcGATGCAATGGCCGCTAGTAAACAACAAACGGCATCAAACAGCCGGCACATGTATATTCCGTTTCAGAACGAGTATCTTTACGCTGCTCTTACTGATTCCGAGGGATCCGAGGCGACGCAAGAGGTTGTATGCACAGTTCCAGACCTCATTTCGATTTTGGGACAGGACGGCGAAGCAATCGGATCGCAAGATCTGCGATATGGACTGCACGTCAATGTCATTGCTCTGCCCGCGCATCCTCTTTGGAAGAGCGAAAAGGGCATCAAGGTGGGCGGACCAGAAGGATTTGGGTTCAAGATGCCGGTTGTCGAGGTAGACAGGGAGTTTACTCAGGCAAGGAGCGTTATTGATGAATTTTCGACATAA
- a CDS encoding fungal specific transcription factor domain-containing protein, with protein sequence MLSGADSAQGRPRKFTIQSQFGRARLPRSRKNRPCDACRRRKTACVIPSEPPCLFCKSRGLTCKSSPTPDEISSQQESAADNSSPSLARRSVSHSSPADTIQSSAGLSAAGDLSLEQQSSGSAAVVHQGLVGQNSDGLDQPSYGVSPPVPILSNGPLHTLEDNFNRTAHSMGPSAEQDTYLLDAFRCLIISENDEIDANIIQVYPGGPSADDRPVHFLLLENENPDFTNEAKQSASDGTERLVWPYGERLIRLYFKHVHPIYPVVTKGRFLAQYKSNRMKIPASLRGAIYGLACVFWDRDPTIKEACPFQQHQCIDHAHEALRREHENPTLFSLQAGLLLHHITPPDVDSVETPSMWTMTAQTTACAQTIGLHQDPTRWSIEDWEKRVRKKLWWAVYAADCWSAICHGNPPHISPTTFSTLPPDMDDIRADETVPEDLRYLVEPEDAVFQASVGARFLQFINLTIVLRDVLDCAFQVRPNPSTLADRTMQLVMMRDKFNDWHSLLPQCLALGPERGPDTISNCPLHLTYYATQALLYRGLMYPATRVAKANPESNLRKWFVSALTEFRGFVDFFNSITEEDLRGFWCRHARSQFILCGNFLIYLFLLASDQTHIAAAYQLLQEFHQSLKRLGETSHKPGRLLIRPARLRLDSFFRQAATILRGSEAPVI encoded by the exons ATGCTCAGCGGCGCCGACTCGGCCCAGGGCCGTCCCCGCAAGTTCACCATCCAGAGCCAGTTCGGCCGGGCTCGACTGCCGCGGAGCCGCAAGAACCGGCCCTGCGACGCCTGCCGGAGGCGAAAGACGGCGTGTGTGATCCCTTCGGAGCCTCCTT GTCTCTTCTGCAAGAGCAGGGGACTGACGTGCAAATCTTCGCCTACTCCTGATGAGATATCATCTCAACAAGAGAGCGCCGCCGACA ACTCTTCGCCGAGTCTAGCACGCCGTAGCGTCTCGCACTCCAGTCCGGCAGACACGATCCAGTCGTCTGCAGGCTTGAGCGCCGCTGGAGATTTGAGTCTGGAACAGCAGTCCTCTGGTTCCGCCGCCGTGGTACATCAAGGCCTGGTTGGCCAGAATTCAGATGGCTTGGACCAACCCTCATATGGTGTCTCTCCTCCGGTCCCTATTCTATCAAACGGTCCTCTTCACACTCTCGAGGACAACTTCAATAGGACCGCTCACTCCATGGGACCTTCGGCTGAGCAAGATACCTACCTCTTGGATGCCTTTAGGTGTCTCATTATAAGTGAGAacgatgagattgatgccaATATCATCCAGGTTTATCCAGGAGGTCCTTCGGCAGACGATCGTCCCGTCCACTTTTTGCTGTTGGAGAATGAAAATCCTGACTTCACCAATGAGGCAAAGCAAAGTGCATCGGATGGGACTGAGAGGCTGGTGTGGCCTTATGGCGAACGCTTAATACGCTTATACTTCAAGCACGTTCATCCCATATACCCTGTTGTCACCAAGGGCCGCTTCCTTGCCCAGTATAAAAGCAATCGGATGAAGATTCCCGCGTCATTGCGCGGTGCAATATACGGCCTGGCATGCGTCTTCTGGGACCGCGACCCTACCATCAAGGAGGCCTGTCctttccagcagcatcaatgcATAGATCACGCTCATGAGGCGCTCAGGCGTGAGCACGAGAATCCTACTCTCTTCAGCTTACAAGCAGGCCTTTTGCTCCATCACATCACGCCTCCCGACGTCGACAGTGTTGAGACGCCGAGCATGTGGACCATGACGGCACAAACCACTGCGTGTGCCCAAACGATAGGCCTTCATCAAGACCCTACTCGATGGAGCATTGAGGAttgggagaagagagtgagaaAGAAGCTCTGGTGGGCGGTATACGCTGCCGACTGTTGGTCTGCAATCTGCCACGGGAATCCTCCACACATAAGCCCAACCACATTCAGCACACTTCCACCTGACATGGACGATATTCGAGCCGATGAGACTGTCCCTGAGGATTTGCGATACTTGGTTGAGCCCGAGGACGCCGTCTTCCAAGCTTCAGTTGGAGCTCGATTTTTGCAGTTTATAAATCTGACCATTGTTCTGAGGGACGTGTTGGATTGTGCCTT CCAAGTTCGACCCAATCCATCAACCCTCGCCGATAGAACAATGCAACTCGTCATGATGAGAGATAAATTCAATGATTGGCATAGCCTGCTGCCGCAATGCCTCGCTCTTGGTCCCGAAAGAGGCCCAGACACAATCAGCAACT GCCCCCTGCATCTCACATACTACGCCACTCAGGCCCTCTTATACCGAGGCCTAATGTATCCTGCTACCAGAGTGGCCAAAGCCAATCCTGAATCAAACCTTCGCAAGTGGTTCGTCTCTGCTCTGACCGAGTTTCGAGGCTTTGTGGACTTTTTCAACTCTATTACTGAGGAAGATTTGCGTGGTTTTTGGTGTCGTC ATGCTCGGTCTCAATTTATCTTGTGTGGAAACTTTCTCATCTACCTCTTCCTACTGGCATCTGATCAGACACACATTGCGGCCGCGTACCAGCTCCTGCAAGAGTTCCACCAATCTCTAAAGCGTCTCGGGGAAACTTCCCACAAGCCCGGCAGACTTTTGATCCGGCCTGCCAGGCTCAGGCTGGATTCCTTCTTCCGCCAGGCCGCCACAATTCTCCGCGGGAGTGAGGCACCCGTCATTTAG